One part of the Treponema peruense genome encodes these proteins:
- a CDS encoding ABC transporter substrate-binding protein: MKLLKKGNAVKSVIAAAAVCAVLTGCAKKNTEQTSDGNITLSFFTSDANEDMPFTDPVALEIQKQTGVSLEVQHPVAGDAQAIPLMMASGDFPDLIYAKGELTKLIDAGAVIPLDDLIEKYGTNMKKLYGDQIVKLRNSLEDPHIYSVGTYGVNETVFETSGTMQIQHAVLKELGYPRIQTLDDYSNVLREYMKRYPTINGQKTIGLSLLIDTWQWYIDLSNPGNYTIGYPDDGQWIVDQNTLKAQYKFLHPEIYKFYKWLNQMNAEGILDPESFTQKEDIWRAKIASGRVLGISYPNWGYGEARSALIQNGMSDRTYAYLPVTAGKEYKDQSRKNYGYSGGWGIAISSSCKDPVRAFKFLDWMCSEEAQILVNWGIKGVNYFIDDNGKRYRTPEEIKRADTDPDYAKKTGVGRWRYPFPQMGNAALDSNGDYINVVSKDIIISKYLDAEKETLAAYGAEMWIDLFPKPEELGMSKHGQVWQYALPTDVNERITAADEYVKTALAQIVLGKPEDFDTKWSEMQTTLKKMGLDKAGDTLSELIAMKMKLWSK; this comes from the coding sequence ATGAAACTACTAAAAAAAGGAAATGCGGTTAAGTCAGTAATTGCTGCTGCTGCCGTATGCGCCGTTCTTACCGGATGTGCAAAGAAAAATACAGAGCAGACTTCTGACGGAAACATAACACTCTCTTTCTTTACTTCGGATGCAAATGAGGACATGCCTTTTACAGACCCGGTTGCACTTGAAATACAGAAACAAACCGGAGTATCCCTCGAAGTACAGCATCCTGTTGCCGGAGATGCACAGGCAATTCCGCTTATGATGGCCAGCGGTGACTTCCCTGACCTTATTTACGCAAAGGGTGAACTTACAAAACTCATCGATGCAGGAGCCGTTATTCCGCTTGACGACCTTATAGAAAAATACGGAACAAACATGAAAAAGCTTTACGGAGACCAGATTGTAAAGCTCAGAAATTCACTTGAAGACCCTCACATTTATAGCGTAGGAACTTACGGCGTAAACGAAACAGTTTTTGAAACAAGCGGAACAATGCAGATTCAGCATGCTGTTCTCAAGGAACTCGGATATCCGCGCATTCAGACACTGGATGACTATTCAAATGTCCTGCGCGAATACATGAAACGTTACCCCACAATCAACGGCCAGAAAACAATCGGCCTTTCACTTCTTATAGACACTTGGCAATGGTACATTGACCTTTCAAACCCCGGAAACTACACAATCGGTTATCCAGACGACGGACAGTGGATTGTAGACCAGAATACACTCAAGGCCCAGTACAAATTCCTGCACCCCGAAATCTACAAGTTCTACAAATGGCTTAACCAGATGAACGCAGAAGGAATTCTTGACCCTGAATCATTTACACAGAAAGAAGATATCTGGCGCGCAAAAATTGCTTCAGGTCGTGTACTCGGTATCTCCTACCCTAACTGGGGTTACGGTGAAGCACGTTCAGCCCTTATCCAGAACGGAATGAGTGACAGAACATACGCATATCTTCCTGTTACAGCAGGCAAAGAATACAAAGACCAGTCACGCAAAAACTACGGTTATTCAGGCGGATGGGGAATCGCAATTTCTTCTTCATGCAAAGATCCTGTAAGGGCATTCAAATTCCTTGACTGGATGTGTTCAGAAGAAGCACAGATTCTTGTAAACTGGGGAATCAAAGGCGTAAACTACTTTATCGACGACAACGGAAAACGCTACAGAACACCGGAAGAGATAAAGCGTGCAGACACAGACCCTGACTACGCCAAAAAAACAGGTGTCGGCCGCTGGAGATATCCGTTCCCCCAGATGGGAAATGCCGCTCTTGATTCAAACGGAGACTACATCAACGTTGTTTCAAAAGACATAATCATTTCAAAATACCTTGATGCAGAAAAAGAAACACTTGCAGCTTACGGCGCCGAAATGTGGATTGATCTCTTTCCCAAACCCGAAGAACTCGGAATGTCAAAACACGGACAGGTCTGGCAGTATGCACTTCCTACAGATGTGAACGAAAGAATTACTGCTGCCGACGAATATGTCAAGACAGCACTTGCGCAGATTGTTCTTGGAAAACCCGAAGACTTCGATACAAAGTGGAGCGAAATGCAGACAACCCTCAAAAAGATGGGGCTTGATAAAGCAGGAGACACGCTTTCCGAACTTATCGCAATGAAAATGAAACTCTGGAGCAAATAG
- a CDS encoding carbohydrate ABC transporter permease → MVNLKKRHYISTFIMILIVIVTLYPFLNVLAKSLNDPIDTVRGGITIFPRKPTLNNYKDLFATGSNLVIAFRNSVLRTVIGALLGTICCAMFAYPLSRHDFICRKPFLKMTVVTMYVSGGIIPSYLLIRNLHLMNTFWVYIIPTLISAYNIILIRSFMINIPAALSEAARIDGANDITIFFRIILPMCKPVLATVMLFVAVSQWNDWFSTYIYMTGQNKTILSTLQFELMKVLDSVNTGGQIDIHSEGLKMAKRNPEAIKMAITVICTVPILIVYPFVQKYFVSGITLGAVKE, encoded by the coding sequence ATGGTCAACTTAAAGAAAAGACACTATATAAGCACTTTCATAATGATTCTCATAGTCATTGTAACCCTCTATCCGTTCCTTAACGTTCTTGCCAAATCACTTAACGACCCGATAGATACAGTCCGCGGTGGAATTACGATTTTTCCACGCAAGCCTACGCTCAACAATTACAAGGACTTGTTTGCAACAGGAAGCAATCTTGTAATAGCATTCAGAAATTCAGTTTTAAGAACAGTTATCGGTGCCCTTTTGGGAACAATATGTTGCGCTATGTTTGCATACCCGCTCAGCCGCCACGACTTTATATGCAGAAAACCGTTTCTTAAAATGACAGTCGTAACAATGTATGTTTCTGGCGGAATCATTCCGTCGTACCTTCTCATAAGAAACCTTCATCTTATGAACACATTCTGGGTATATATTATTCCGACACTCATAAGCGCATACAACATTATTCTTATCCGTTCATTTATGATAAATATTCCTGCTGCCCTTTCTGAAGCCGCAAGAATTGACGGTGCAAACGACATTACAATCTTCTTCAGAATTATTCTGCCTATGTGTAAGCCGGTTCTTGCAACAGTAATGCTTTTCGTCGCGGTTTCACAGTGGAATGACTGGTTCTCTACATACATTTACATGACCGGCCAGAACAAAACGATTCTTTCTACACTTCAGTTTGAGCTCATGAAAGTTCTTGACAGTGTAAACACCGGAGGACAGATAGACATCCACTCTGAAGGACTCAAGATGGCAAAAAGAAATCCTGAAGCAATAAAGATGGCAATTACTGTTATCTGTACAGTTCCGATTCTTATTGTGTATCCGTTTGTACAGAAATATTTCGTAAGCGGAATCACACTCGGCGCCGTAAAAGAATAA
- a CDS encoding ABC transporter permease, with product MKEHETKLANSHSIWKKIIEQRYLFLLSVPFVIWLIIFAYIPLAGWLMAFQDYKPNLGFLGSKWVGLKHFIRMFTDPILAPKFRQVLLNTVGMSLMGLIFGFSFPIMFAIFLNEIQGIKFKKFVQTVSYLPHFVSWVIVANIISSALSPTGMVNELLLNLGIFKEPYNFMAQPKLFWWIVTFADVWKETGWNAIIYIAAIAGIDQQLYEAAVVDGCNRWQKIWHVTLPGIRNTIITLLIINIGNIINIGFEKQWLLSNPVVAPVASVLDKYIIDFGISNYNFSYGTALGIFKSFVSILLLIIANKIAKRFDSNIM from the coding sequence ATGAAAGAGCATGAAACTAAATTGGCAAATTCACATTCCATATGGAAAAAAATCATCGAGCAGCGGTATCTGTTCCTGCTATCAGTTCCGTTTGTAATATGGCTTATTATTTTTGCATATATTCCGCTTGCCGGATGGCTTATGGCATTCCAGGACTACAAGCCCAACCTGGGATTTCTAGGTTCAAAATGGGTCGGTCTCAAGCATTTTATAAGAATGTTCACAGATCCGATTCTTGCACCCAAATTCAGGCAGGTTCTTCTGAATACTGTCGGAATGAGTCTTATGGGGCTTATATTCGGATTCTCATTCCCGATTATGTTTGCAATATTCCTTAACGAAATACAGGGAATAAAATTCAAGAAATTCGTGCAGACAGTATCTTATCTTCCGCACTTTGTTTCGTGGGTAATCGTTGCAAACATCATTTCTTCTGCACTTTCACCTACCGGAATGGTAAACGAGCTGCTTCTTAATCTGGGTATTTTCAAGGAGCCGTACAATTTTATGGCTCAGCCCAAGCTTTTCTGGTGGATCGTAACATTTGCAGATGTCTGGAAGGAAACAGGATGGAACGCAATCATCTACATTGCAGCCATTGCAGGAATTGACCAGCAGCTTTATGAAGCAGCAGTTGTAGACGGATGCAACAGATGGCAGAAAATCTGGCACGTAACTCTTCCGGGAATCCGCAACACAATCATCACGCTTCTTATCATAAACATAGGAAACATCATAAACATCGGTTTTGAAAAGCAGTGGCTTTTGAGTAACCCGGTTGTAGCTCCTGTCGCTTCTGTTCTTGACAAGTACATAATTGACTTTGGTATCAGCAACTACAACTTCTCCTACGGAACCGCACTCGGTATCTTCAAGTCGTTTGTAAGTATTCTGCTTCTTATCATTGCAAATAAAATTGCAAAACGCTTTGACAGCAACATAATGTAA
- a CDS encoding response regulator transcription factor codes for MLKVFIADDEESIRNGLKKIIDWKDCGYSICGEAGNGQEAFEKISELNPDLVLLDIKMPGLTGVEVLKKIAEQNAAEGLKSKTNFLILSGFSDFEFAKEAMNYGAQGYFVKPIDEDLLEEKVRSIAEHFSQVKEIPKSEDIKRRFEQMFLFGVAEDAFEDDYEDENDYQVALFSSKRSGYEGRISDFEKRIADTFSNMDMFTVIYEEDVAAVFKNCKEDAVYRMLERFAQRLSKNPFTVLGSKKRGVNGALASFMECRREVPALFFADDGKFADATVQNTQGRPEPFEFEKQIPNIVFCIETYDKERLAQILEDSRKHLSKSDGGGYKPDAVKTQCIAYIIELQSHILKKYPEREFPPASAFDLVPQILSRTRFCEVFELVENFTTGFLEAFHTNTANSTIIKVIQYIKTNYANELKLETLGDLFYCNSAYLGKKFKEYTGVQFNVYLDKIRIEEAKKKLTETDLKVYQISKLVGYSNTDYFFMKFRKYTGMTPKEFKQEHGSAKDYDISAE; via the coding sequence ATGCTAAAAGTATTTATTGCGGACGACGAAGAAAGTATCAGAAACGGACTAAAAAAAATCATTGACTGGAAAGACTGCGGCTATTCAATCTGCGGTGAAGCAGGAAACGGGCAGGAAGCTTTTGAAAAGATTTCAGAACTCAACCCCGATCTTGTTCTTCTGGATATAAAAATGCCGGGGCTTACAGGAGTTGAAGTTCTTAAAAAAATTGCAGAACAAAACGCAGCTGAAGGACTAAAGTCAAAAACAAACTTTCTTATCCTGTCGGGATTTTCAGACTTTGAATTTGCAAAAGAGGCAATGAATTACGGTGCGCAGGGATACTTTGTAAAACCGATTGACGAAGATCTTCTGGAAGAAAAAGTACGCTCAATTGCAGAACATTTTTCACAGGTAAAAGAAATTCCAAAATCAGAAGATATAAAACGGCGCTTTGAGCAGATGTTCCTTTTTGGTGTTGCAGAAGACGCCTTTGAAGATGACTACGAAGATGAAAACGACTATCAGGTAGCACTTTTTTCTTCAAAACGAAGCGGCTATGAAGGAAGAATTTCTGACTTTGAAAAAAGAATAGCCGACACTTTTTCAAACATGGATATGTTTACCGTAATTTACGAAGAAGACGTAGCGGCGGTTTTCAAAAACTGCAAGGAAGACGCAGTATACAGAATGCTTGAGAGGTTTGCACAGCGTCTTTCCAAAAATCCTTTTACAGTTCTTGGTTCAAAGAAAAGAGGCGTCAACGGGGCTCTTGCTTCTTTTATGGAATGCCGAAGGGAAGTTCCTGCACTCTTTTTTGCAGATGACGGAAAATTTGCAGACGCAACAGTCCAGAACACACAGGGAAGACCTGAGCCCTTTGAGTTTGAAAAACAGATTCCCAACATTGTATTCTGCATAGAAACTTACGACAAAGAACGGCTTGCACAGATTCTTGAAGACAGCAGGAAACACCTCTCCAAAAGTGATGGGGGGGGGTATAAACCTGATGCAGTAAAAACACAATGCATTGCTTACATCATAGAACTTCAGTCGCATATTCTTAAAAAATATCCAGAGCGCGAGTTCCCGCCGGCTTCGGCCTTTGATCTTGTTCCGCAGATTCTGTCACGAACCCGTTTCTGCGAGGTTTTTGAACTGGTAGAAAACTTTACGACAGGTTTTCTGGAAGCGTTCCATACAAACACCGCAAATTCAACTATAATCAAGGTAATCCAGTATATAAAGACAAATTACGCCAATGAACTCAAGCTTGAAACTCTGGGAGACCTCTTTTACTGCAACAGCGCATATCTTGGAAAAAAATTCAAGGAGTACACCGGCGTTCAGTTCAACGTTTACCTTGACAAAATCCGCATAGAAGAAGCAAAGAAAAAACTTACCGAAACTGATCTGAAAGTTTATCAGATTTCAAAACTTGTAGGCTATTCAAATACTGACTATTTCTTTATGAAATTCAGAAAATACACCGGAATGACGCCAAAGGAATTCAAACAGGAGCACGGTTCAGCAAAAGATTATGATATTTCAGCGGAATAA
- a CDS encoding cache domain-containing sensor histidine kinase — MQLISKLLGNLKIKNKLLILYVISFLAPILIMAFFTTSWLYKTLAFWEMQQAESSFEKTETFFNNIMREVSDLSDRIYVNRTVKSIIQTEFHGTKEVYNAYTNLAFIDEFMTVYNSVSSIRLYTNNETLLDNSFIMRSTPKTENTPWFQKAKKNRGQPFWTYKRDSVTGKYTLSNVRSVWEETEKKFIGVLTVNLNHSYIDKNLDNITYHTFIAQNGIVLFSSAADNSGLKKSAVRKMYIDNNKPDDGISETEIDGKKTGLMKKTFYPSHGISDPLEIFYIIPLDRLNDATTRIVKTVIFVLLECMAFSLMAIFIFSFYIQKRVDKVRYGIKDVVAKKFEIPETIGGHDEFSEIYDAVCDMSHNIKNLIDEVYIRNLEKEQLLARQNDIRFKMLSAQINPHFIFNTLEHIRMKALESSDKDVPHMLRLLAKILRYNLSVSGTSVPLFQEIEIVNNYLEIQHKRFENRISYDIMLLCDARKINILPLLIQPIVENSFSHGLESKISGGFIYIIIRTETAVPGKNELIITIQDNGCGIEKDKLEALNNKLRTTPVEEISTSIGLVNVNQRIKLYYGSEYGLTITSTAGEGTSITIRLPVTE, encoded by the coding sequence ATGCAACTTATTTCAAAATTACTTGGTAATCTCAAGATAAAAAACAAACTTCTCATTCTGTACGTCATCAGTTTTCTTGCTCCAATTCTGATAATGGCTTTTTTTACAACTTCATGGCTTTACAAAACGCTTGCCTTCTGGGAAATGCAGCAGGCAGAATCTTCTTTTGAAAAGACAGAAACTTTTTTTAACAATATAATGCGCGAAGTCTCGGATCTTTCGGACAGAATATACGTAAACAGGACTGTAAAATCCATAATCCAAACTGAATTCCACGGAACGAAAGAAGTTTACAATGCTTACACAAACCTGGCCTTTATAGATGAATTTATGACGGTATACAATTCGGTTTCAAGCATAAGACTTTATACAAACAACGAAACGCTTCTTGACAATTCGTTTATCATGCGCAGTACCCCAAAAACAGAAAACACACCATGGTTCCAGAAAGCAAAGAAAAACAGAGGTCAGCCGTTCTGGACATACAAGCGCGACTCGGTAACAGGAAAATACACGCTTTCTAATGTACGCTCTGTCTGGGAAGAAACCGAAAAAAAATTCATAGGCGTTCTGACGGTAAACTTAAACCATTCCTACATAGACAAAAACCTTGACAACATAACGTACCACACTTTTATTGCGCAAAACGGAATTGTGCTGTTTTCTTCGGCTGCAGATAATTCAGGATTAAAAAAATCTGCCGTCAGAAAAATGTATATAGACAACAACAAACCTGACGACGGCATTTCAGAAACAGAAATAGACGGAAAAAAAACAGGGCTTATGAAAAAAACATTTTACCCTTCACACGGAATCTCGGATCCTCTTGAAATATTCTATATAATTCCGCTTGACAGGCTGAATGATGCAACGACAAGAATCGTAAAGACTGTAATTTTTGTTCTTCTTGAATGCATGGCTTTTTCACTTATGGCCATTTTTATTTTTTCTTTCTACATACAAAAGCGCGTAGACAAAGTACGCTACGGAATAAAAGATGTTGTTGCAAAAAAATTTGAAATTCCCGAAACAATCGGCGGACATGATGAATTTTCAGAAATTTATGATGCAGTCTGTGATATGTCGCACAATATCAAAAACCTCATTGACGAAGTTTACATACGCAATCTAGAAAAAGAACAACTGCTTGCAAGACAGAATGACATAAGATTCAAAATGCTTTCGGCGCAGATTAATCCGCATTTCATATTCAACACTCTTGAACATATAAGAATGAAGGCGCTTGAATCCAGCGACAAAGACGTTCCGCATATGCTCAGGCTTCTGGCAAAAATACTGCGCTACAATCTTTCTGTAAGCGGAACAAGCGTGCCTCTTTTTCAGGAAATAGAAATTGTAAACAACTATCTTGAAATTCAGCACAAGCGCTTTGAAAACAGGATTTCCTACGACATAATGCTTTTGTGCGATGCAAGGAAAATAAACATACTTCCTCTTTTAATCCAGCCTATTGTAGAAAATTCTTTTTCACACGGACTTGAATCAAAAATTTCAGGAGGCTTTATTTACATTATTATACGCACAGAAACAGCTGTTCCAGGCAAAAACGAATTGATTATTACCATTCAGGACAACGGCTGCGGAATAGAAAAAGACAAACTGGAAGCCCTTAACAACAAACTCAGGACAACACCTGTTGAAGAAATTTCAACATCAATCGGTCTTGTAAACGTAAACCAGAGAATCAAACTCTATTACGGAAGCGAGTACGGACTGACAATAACAAGTACAGCTGGAGAAGGAACATCAATAACGATACGCCTTCCTGTTACAGAATAA
- a CDS encoding glycoside hydrolase family 3 C-terminal domain-containing protein encodes MKNNFPFNDTSLDLESRVKNLIGNLTLEEKISLIPTQQAAVPRLGIEAYDIGAEGAHGFVDRSGLSTVFPQTIALASTWNRELLFKIGQVIGTEARAYYNKNKHGGTSLWFPTVDMEKDPRWGRTEEGYGEDPFLAGELASEIVRGTQGDDPFYVRATCAPKHFFANNNEKDRVSCSCSVSARNMREYFLEPFRRVFEKGRPFSIMTAYNEVNGIPMIQHPAVGDIVKKEWGLENRGHVVSDGGDVSMTVTAHHYFADHAQTIAASFRAGSDSMTDQPSMVIPAVKSALEQGLISEEELDLHLANIMRVRFRLGHFDSDCPYNSIDESSMMTQESKQLARQAAVQSVVLLKNKCNLKEKKPLLPLDAKNCGHVAVIGPLSDKVYTDWYSGNPSYTVSPLEAIERELGDKVIFESGNDEISFSTDNGVPLSLSAAGILEPSEKREASVFVRDDWGWGANTLYSAERKMYLQTVDDLPFDHQPSSEEIEQFKKNGSRGKIVCSAKNTVSWFVSPLFNIIDNEADDGSKCVMIRSWNGKSLGVNGTSLESVQNDSPQNFKMHVVKDGLKAAENAASKADTVLVFCGSNPMINGKEEVDRPSLNLPPRQLELIKRIVSVNPRAAVILVSGYPYAKDSVLEEVPSLLWCGHGMQEEGNALADILLGKESPSGRLPLTWYNSESELHDMMDYDVIGSGMTYRYFEGKPWFAFGHGLSYSEFEYSGLKVSSDRITEQGAEVSVTVKNTGSADAAEVVQLYASSKGGHEWIKVPKLFLAGFERVFLKKGESRTVTFRISSADFAVWDVTRDCFFTQAGTCTLRAGSSSDNLKCTTSLELCGGTIPPRRTDSWVYAWNYDSCYGTRLHERRGSPVPAVFAKSEKERACVTYMDCIFEDGSDTFTAEFCVEGECYAELRDGCESGALIMRVLLPVTGNICSVPGTPERAVWTRMSFKTGNFAGVKNLCLVLEGNCGIQKFKINKGFLCKT; translated from the coding sequence ATGAAAAATAATTTTCCCTTTAACGACACATCCCTTGATCTTGAAAGCAGAGTTAAAAATCTTATAGGTAACCTTACACTTGAAGAAAAAATATCGCTTATTCCCACACAGCAGGCGGCCGTTCCCCGTCTTGGAATTGAAGCCTATGATATAGGTGCAGAAGGTGCACACGGTTTTGTAGACAGAAGCGGACTTTCCACTGTTTTTCCGCAGACAATTGCCCTCGCGTCTACGTGGAACAGGGAACTTTTGTTCAAAATAGGGCAGGTTATCGGAACTGAAGCCCGCGCTTACTACAACAAAAACAAACACGGCGGAACTTCACTCTGGTTTCCTACAGTCGATATGGAAAAAGATCCGCGCTGGGGCCGTACAGAAGAAGGTTACGGCGAAGATCCTTTCCTTGCCGGTGAACTTGCTTCTGAAATTGTGCGCGGTACTCAGGGAGACGATCCTTTTTATGTAAGAGCCACGTGTGCACCCAAGCATTTCTTTGCAAACAACAACGAAAAGGACAGAGTGTCATGTAGCTGTTCAGTAAGTGCGCGTAATATGCGCGAATACTTTCTTGAACCGTTCCGCCGCGTGTTTGAAAAGGGAAGGCCTTTTTCTATCATGACGGCATACAATGAAGTAAACGGAATTCCGATGATACAGCATCCTGCAGTGGGTGATATTGTAAAAAAAGAATGGGGCCTTGAAAACAGGGGACACGTTGTTTCTGACGGGGGCGATGTAAGCATGACTGTTACTGCACACCATTATTTTGCCGATCACGCGCAGACAATTGCTGCTTCGTTCAGGGCAGGTTCGGACAGTATGACAGACCAGCCGTCAATGGTTATTCCTGCGGTAAAATCTGCTCTGGAACAGGGACTCATTTCTGAAGAAGAACTCGACCTTCATCTTGCAAACATCATGCGCGTAAGATTCAGGCTGGGACATTTTGATTCAGACTGTCCTTACAATTCAATTGATGAAAGCAGCATGATGACACAGGAATCAAAGCAGCTTGCAAGACAGGCTGCAGTCCAGTCAGTTGTCCTTTTGAAAAATAAGTGCAACCTAAAAGAAAAAAAGCCCCTTCTTCCGCTTGATGCAAAAAACTGCGGGCATGTGGCTGTAATAGGACCGCTTTCTGACAAAGTCTATACCGACTGGTACAGCGGGAACCCTTCCTATACAGTTTCGCCGCTTGAAGCCATTGAGCGTGAACTTGGGGACAAAGTTATATTCGAGTCCGGAAACGATGAAATTTCTTTTTCTACAGACAATGGTGTTCCGCTTTCTCTTTCTGCAGCCGGAATCCTTGAGCCTTCAGAAAAAAGAGAAGCGTCTGTATTTGTACGTGATGACTGGGGTTGGGGTGCAAATACCCTTTATTCCGCAGAACGCAAAATGTATCTTCAGACAGTTGATGATCTTCCTTTTGACCACCAGCCGTCATCTGAAGAAATTGAACAGTTCAAAAAAAACGGAAGCCGCGGAAAAATTGTCTGTTCAGCAAAAAATACTGTAAGCTGGTTTGTCTCACCGCTGTTCAACATAATCGATAATGAGGCAGACGACGGTAGTAAATGCGTAATGATCAGAAGCTGGAACGGAAAATCCCTTGGTGTAAACGGAACTTCGCTTGAATCAGTTCAGAATGACAGTCCTCAAAACTTTAAAATGCATGTTGTAAAGGACGGACTTAAGGCAGCAGAAAATGCAGCGTCAAAGGCAGACACAGTTCTTGTTTTCTGTGGAAGCAATCCCATGATAAACGGAAAGGAAGAAGTGGACAGACCCTCGCTTAATTTACCGCCCAGGCAGCTTGAACTTATAAAGAGAATAGTTTCTGTAAACCCGCGTGCGGCTGTAATTCTTGTTTCGGGGTATCCCTATGCAAAAGATTCTGTTCTTGAAGAGGTTCCGTCACTTTTGTGGTGCGGCCACGGAATGCAGGAAGAAGGAAATGCCCTTGCAGACATTCTGCTTGGAAAAGAGTCACCGTCGGGAAGGCTGCCTTTAACCTGGTACAACAGCGAAAGTGAACTGCATGACATGATGGACTACGATGTAATTGGTTCCGGAATGACATACAGATATTTTGAAGGAAAGCCTTGGTTTGCATTCGGACACGGACTTTCTTATTCTGAATTTGAATATTCAGGCTTAAAGGTGTCTTCTGACAGAATTACAGAGCAGGGTGCAGAAGTGAGTGTAACTGTAAAAAATACGGGAAGTGCAGATGCTGCCGAAGTCGTCCAGCTTTATGCATCTTCAAAGGGCGGCCATGAGTGGATCAAAGTACCAAAACTGTTCCTTGCGGGATTTGAACGCGTGTTTCTCAAAAAAGGTGAATCGCGCACGGTTACGTTCAGAATATCTTCGGCTGACTTTGCGGTCTGGGACGTTACCAGGGATTGTTTTTTCACACAGGCTGGAACTTGTACTCTTCGGGCAGGTTCTTCGAGTGACAATTTGAAATGCACAACATCCCTTGAACTTTGCGGCGGAACAATACCCCCGCGCAGAACAGACAGTTGGGTGTATGCATGGAACTATGACAGCTGTTATGGCACAAGACTTCATGAAAGAAGAGGAAGCCCTGTTCCGGCTGTGTTTGCGAAATCTGAAAAAGAACGCGCCTGTGTAACGTACATGGACTGTATCTTTGAAGACGGCTCTGACACCTTTACTGCAGAATTCTGTGTCGAAGGTGAATGCTATGCCGAACTTCGTGACGGTTGTGAAAGCGGCGCTCTCATTATGCGTGTTCTGCTTCCTGTAACCGGCAATATCTGTTCTGTTCCCGGAACACCGGAGCGTGCGGTCTGGACACGGATGAGCTTTAAGACAGGGAATTTTGCCGGTGTAAAAAATCTTTGCCTTGTTTTGGAAGGAAACTGCGGAATTCAGAAATTCAAAATAAATAAAGGTTTTTTATGTAAAACTTAA